In the Grimontia kaedaensis genome, one interval contains:
- a CDS encoding GNAT family N-acetyltransferase — MEIRRICSDDLNGFWALWQSVFNEGIYLRSPPPPKHKIDVVLNKITQQKIPQFVAIIDNEIVGSVEAFPGTMCGQHSDEVGFIGAQVHSDFRGQGIAKKLLEAVLLDSRRFGFKELKLEVYESNLIAQKLYEKFGFQYTGEKGEVELPSGQMECSLKMNLLL; from the coding sequence ATGGAAATTCGAAGAATTTGTTCTGATGACTTAAATGGATTTTGGGCGCTTTGGCAAAGTGTCTTCAATGAGGGTATTTACCTTCGTAGCCCTCCGCCGCCCAAACACAAAATTGATGTTGTTTTGAATAAAATCACTCAACAAAAAATACCTCAATTCGTTGCGATCATTGATAACGAGATCGTTGGAAGCGTTGAGGCTTTCCCTGGGACAATGTGTGGGCAGCACTCAGATGAAGTTGGGTTTATTGGTGCTCAAGTGCATTCGGATTTCAGGGGCCAAGGTATTGCTAAAAAGTTACTGGAGGCGGTATTGCTGGATAGTCGGCGCTTCGGCTTCAAAGAGCTGAAACTCGAAGTCTATGAATCAAACCTAATCGCGCAAAAGCTTTACGAAAAATTTGGCTTTCAGTACACGGGAGAAAAGGGTGAAGTGGAGCTTCCGTCAGGTCAAATGGAATGTAGCTTGAAGATGAACCTACTCCTCTAA
- a CDS encoding patatin-like phospholipase family protein, translating to MSGKKALVVEGGAMRGIFASGVLDAFLDVNFNPFDFAIGVSAGASNLLGYLAQQPNRSYQVITGLATDDAFFNPARFVRGGNLVDVQWLEQESLRRFPLDTNTLFNNIPLLATVTNVDTGDADYYWVKPDNMSKVLEATTALPIAYRPTPCFSGGCYTDGGVADSIPVAEAYRRGAREITVILSQPGDYEMSPMKMPKLMDQLLKKYPHVADAMRKRAERYNASLAFIKNPPKDCVVNVIAPPDTFPVGRFTMKKSKLDEGYGMGIQAGQAYMFNLYKDVLKQQVLEEGSTRKVRDLVI from the coding sequence ATGTCAGGTAAGAAAGCACTGGTCGTTGAAGGTGGAGCCATGCGCGGTATTTTCGCGAGCGGTGTGTTAGATGCGTTTTTGGACGTTAATTTTAATCCTTTTGATTTCGCCATTGGCGTGTCTGCTGGTGCCTCCAACCTGCTGGGTTATCTTGCGCAGCAGCCAAACCGCAGCTATCAGGTCATCACTGGTTTAGCGACCGATGATGCTTTCTTTAACCCTGCACGTTTTGTTCGTGGCGGTAATCTGGTTGACGTTCAGTGGCTGGAACAAGAGTCTCTACGCCGCTTCCCTCTCGACACAAACACCCTGTTCAACAACATTCCTTTGCTGGCAACCGTAACCAACGTGGATACTGGTGATGCAGACTATTACTGGGTGAAGCCAGACAATATGTCAAAAGTGCTTGAAGCGACCACTGCCCTGCCGATCGCTTATCGCCCGACGCCGTGTTTCTCTGGTGGCTGTTACACCGATGGTGGCGTTGCCGATTCCATCCCGGTTGCAGAAGCCTATCGACGCGGTGCGCGAGAAATCACAGTTATCCTGTCACAGCCTGGCGACTATGAAATGTCTCCAATGAAAATGCCTAAGCTGATGGATCAACTGCTGAAGAAGTACCCTCACGTTGCAGATGCGATGCGTAAACGTGCCGAGCGTTATAACGCCTCGCTGGCGTTTATTAAGAACCCGCCAAAGGATTGCGTAGTGAATGTAATTGCGCCACCAGACACCTTTCCGGTTGGCCGCTTCACCATGAAGAAATCCAAGCTCGATGAAGGCTATGGCATGGGTATTCAAGCGGGTCAGGCGTACATGTTTAATCTGTACAAAGACGTGTTAAAGCAACAAGTGCTGGAAGAAGGGTCGACCAGAAAGGTTCGGGATTTGGTGATTTGA
- a CDS encoding NAD(P)-dependent oxidoreductase → MKNVGFIGLGDMGSQMAMNLKKSGFQPIGFDLSESRMESLREIGGATAATCSDVGTYCDVAFVMVMNGTQVKNVVQQLGESMQPGSTIIVTATIHASEIREAYAIAQEKGLEMIDSPVSGGLGGAQNATLTLMPAAKSSVLEANRPLLEAISSNILYVGEQVGAGQTVKASLQAYIGASFTAIFESLVLGAKAGVDGKVLFEVFGKSAAASPLFNNCAKLILDRKFEKTGSHIATMYKDLSITMAMAKENGVPMFTTASAFELFQAGKTMYPEGDNWSIVKMLEKMADTKVEW, encoded by the coding sequence GTGAAAAATGTAGGTTTTATAGGGTTAGGTGACATGGGATCACAGATGGCAATGAACCTCAAGAAGAGTGGGTTTCAGCCAATTGGCTTTGACCTTAGTGAATCAAGGATGGAGTCGCTACGAGAGATAGGAGGAGCAACCGCAGCAACCTGTTCTGACGTCGGCACATATTGCGATGTTGCTTTTGTTATGGTGATGAACGGGACACAAGTCAAAAACGTCGTGCAGCAGTTAGGGGAATCAATGCAGCCTGGTAGCACGATTATTGTCACTGCAACAATTCACGCCTCTGAAATTCGTGAAGCTTACGCCATTGCTCAGGAAAAGGGACTGGAGATGATTGATAGCCCTGTCAGTGGGGGCTTGGGCGGTGCACAGAATGCAACATTGACACTCATGCCTGCAGCCAAATCCAGCGTCCTCGAAGCCAATCGTCCCCTGTTAGAGGCCATTTCCAGCAACATTCTCTATGTCGGTGAACAAGTAGGGGCAGGACAAACCGTGAAAGCCTCGTTGCAGGCCTACATTGGTGCTTCTTTCACCGCTATTTTCGAATCATTGGTACTCGGAGCCAAAGCTGGTGTCGATGGCAAAGTCCTCTTTGAAGTTTTTGGCAAAAGCGCCGCCGCTAGCCCTCTTTTTAACAATTGCGCCAAGCTGATTCTGGATCGGAAATTCGAAAAAACGGGAAGTCATATCGCCACCATGTATAAAGATCTCAGCATCACAATGGCCATGGCAAAAGAAAACGGCGTGCCTATGTTTACGACCGCCTCAGCTTTCGAGTTATTCCAGGCAGGTAAAACCATGTATCCCGAGGGAGATAACTGGTCGATTGTAAAAATGCTCGAAAAAATGGCTGATACCAAGGTGGAATGGTAA
- a CDS encoding LacI family DNA-binding transcriptional regulator: MKPKQKFRLSDIADLAGVSTATVDRVLNRRPNVRALTAERVWEAYQKLKDTKLGQTLEERRLKFKGVIHCILPSGAGPSIDENLKLALQAVGGHYERPVSFHFYRRIDPVAFSHAIEQALNEGAGALVVLGIDHPRTTHRLSAIRATGMPVVSLLSNLSVSPQLSHVGMDNRAAGKTAGALMGRFLRADEGEVAILCGSSMYQSHEDREMGFRAALRERCPSIRVLDVLAGKDGPEDNHDNVVDLIRCQPNLKGIYNVGSGNRGIVSALIELGIEKDIVVVAHNLTSSSRDYLISHAVDAIIHQNMNDVARGAFELLAGSAPATGSKIIRTEIILQENLPIE; encoded by the coding sequence ATGAAACCAAAACAAAAATTCCGCTTGTCTGATATTGCTGACCTAGCGGGAGTCAGCACGGCAACTGTTGATCGTGTCCTAAATCGTCGACCTAATGTCAGGGCACTTACAGCTGAGAGGGTTTGGGAAGCTTATCAAAAGTTAAAAGATACCAAGTTGGGGCAAACGCTAGAGGAGAGAAGGCTTAAGTTCAAAGGAGTTATACATTGCATCCTACCATCAGGCGCTGGACCTTCGATTGATGAAAACCTGAAATTGGCATTGCAGGCTGTTGGTGGGCATTACGAGAGACCAGTGAGTTTTCATTTCTATCGACGTATTGACCCAGTAGCGTTTAGCCATGCGATCGAGCAGGCTCTTAATGAGGGGGCTGGTGCGCTTGTTGTCCTCGGTATTGACCACCCACGCACAACTCATCGCTTGAGTGCCATCAGAGCAACAGGGATGCCTGTCGTTTCGTTACTTTCTAATCTTTCGGTCTCTCCACAGCTGAGCCATGTGGGTATGGATAACCGCGCTGCTGGTAAAACGGCAGGAGCCTTGATGGGGCGTTTTCTTAGAGCTGATGAAGGTGAAGTGGCGATTTTATGCGGAAGTTCTATGTATCAAAGCCATGAAGACCGCGAAATGGGTTTTAGAGCTGCTCTTAGAGAAAGATGCCCAAGCATTCGAGTGTTGGATGTGTTAGCTGGTAAGGATGGGCCAGAGGATAATCATGACAACGTGGTCGATCTTATACGTTGCCAACCTAATTTAAAAGGAATTTACAACGTAGGCTCAGGTAATAGGGGGATTGTCAGTGCCTTGATAGAGTTGGGTATAGAAAAAGATATTGTGGTGGTTGCACACAACCTAACTTCTAGCTCTAGGGACTACCTAATTAGTCACGCAGTGGATGCTATTATTCACCAAAATATGAATGACGTTGCGAGAGGAGCTTTTGAATTATTGGCAGGTTCAGCGCCAGCAACCGGAAGCAAAATAATACGTACTGAGATCATTTTGCAAGAGAACCTGCCCATTGAATAA
- a CDS encoding DM13 domain-containing protein, protein MKNWIVLLFTHGFAIAIGFAAGIYALPILIAPEGPSVEVIESTASKANYLGEFRKDLKDSDTFHWGEGKVSIGPETISLMGELAPGPDYKLYLSPEFVETEADFNRLKPQMQRVGDVKTFQNFLVEVPSDVDPSQFNTVIVWCESFGEFITAARYK, encoded by the coding sequence ATGAAAAACTGGATCGTTTTACTTTTCACTCATGGCTTTGCCATCGCCATCGGTTTTGCTGCTGGTATTTACGCACTACCGATTCTTATCGCGCCGGAAGGCCCTTCTGTTGAAGTGATCGAATCAACCGCGTCTAAAGCCAATTACTTGGGTGAATTCCGTAAAGATCTGAAAGACAGCGACACCTTCCATTGGGGTGAAGGTAAAGTGTCTATCGGCCCAGAAACGATTTCACTGATGGGAGAACTGGCGCCAGGCCCAGACTATAAACTCTATCTTTCACCTGAGTTTGTTGAAACAGAAGCCGATTTCAACCGCTTGAAGCCACAAATGCAACGCGTGGGTGATGTAAAAACCTTCCAGAATTTCTTGGTAGAAGTCCCTAGTGATGTCGACCCATCGCAATTCAATACCGTGATTGTTTGGTGTGAATCTTTTGGTGAGTTTATTACCGCAGCGCGCTATAAGTGA
- a CDS encoding NADP-dependent oxidoreductase — translation MSVSLENNRIVLASRPVGAPVTDNFRLESQDVPALKDGELLLRTIYLSLDPYMRGRMSDAKSYADPVELDDVMVGATVCQVEDSLNPGFEKGEWVLAFSGWQSYAVSDGEGLLKLGKSPTHPSFALGIMGMPGFTAYMGLLDIGQPKEGDTLVVGAATGPVGATVGQIGKLKGCKVVGVAGGEDKCRHAVEVLGFDVCIDHKADDFAEQLAAACDKGIDVYYENVGGKVFDSVLPLLNTGARIPLCGLVSQYNATTLPEGPDRMSLLMATLLIKRIKMQGFIIFDDYGHRYDEFAADMGKWLMEGKMQYKEQIVEGLDAAPKAFMGLLEGKNFGKLVVKVAEPIDV, via the coding sequence ATGTCAGTTTCGTTGGAAAACAACCGCATTGTTCTAGCTTCACGCCCAGTTGGCGCGCCTGTTACCGATAACTTCCGTTTGGAATCTCAGGACGTTCCTGCCCTGAAAGATGGTGAACTGCTGCTTCGCACCATTTACCTCTCACTCGACCCTTACATGCGTGGCCGCATGAGCGATGCTAAATCTTACGCTGATCCTGTTGAGCTTGATGATGTGATGGTCGGCGCGACGGTTTGTCAGGTTGAGGATTCACTGAATCCTGGCTTTGAAAAAGGCGAATGGGTGCTGGCCTTCTCGGGCTGGCAGTCTTACGCCGTGTCTGACGGCGAAGGTCTGCTGAAACTGGGAAAATCCCCTACTCATCCTTCGTTCGCGCTGGGCATCATGGGTATGCCCGGCTTTACTGCTTACATGGGCCTATTGGATATTGGTCAGCCTAAAGAAGGTGACACCTTGGTTGTAGGAGCCGCAACTGGCCCGGTTGGCGCGACAGTGGGTCAAATCGGCAAACTAAAAGGCTGCAAAGTCGTCGGTGTTGCAGGCGGTGAAGATAAGTGTCGCCACGCGGTTGAAGTACTTGGCTTTGATGTTTGTATCGATCACAAGGCGGATGACTTCGCAGAACAACTGGCAGCCGCTTGTGACAAAGGCATCGACGTTTACTATGAAAACGTTGGCGGTAAAGTATTCGACTCGGTACTTCCACTACTTAACACTGGTGCACGCATCCCGCTATGTGGATTGGTTTCTCAATACAACGCGACCACACTGCCAGAGGGACCAGACCGCATGTCACTGCTAATGGCGACCTTGCTGATCAAGCGTATCAAGATGCAAGGCTTCATCATCTTTGATGATTACGGTCACCGTTACGACGAGTTTGCTGCCGACATGGGCAAATGGCTGATGGAGGGCAAAATGCAGTACAAAGAGCAAATCGTTGAAGGTTTAGATGCTGCACCCAAAGCCTTTATGGGCCTACTGGAAGGAAAAAACTTCGGTAAATTGGTAGTGAAAGTCGCCGAGCCAATCGACGTATAA
- a CDS encoding TetR/AcrR family transcriptional regulator, with the protein MNTETQSTRQHILDVGYQLIVEKGFSNVGLAQLLNHAGVPKGSFYHYFKSKEQFGEALIEDYFSQYQTKLDAHFSNPSLNGFEKLMGYWMKWIEVNDGMCGSQRCLVVKLSAEVSDLSESMRISLLNGANRIVAMLADCVQIGIEDGSIQVSNAEKAASQLYQLWIGASLMSKLNQNVEPMKQALESTEHLLKGQHAF; encoded by the coding sequence ATGAACACAGAGACCCAATCTACCCGCCAGCATATTCTCGACGTCGGCTATCAACTCATTGTTGAAAAAGGCTTTTCGAACGTCGGTCTGGCGCAACTGCTTAATCATGCCGGGGTGCCGAAAGGCTCCTTCTATCACTATTTCAAATCCAAAGAACAATTCGGCGAAGCGTTGATCGAAGACTACTTCTCTCAATATCAGACCAAACTGGATGCGCATTTCAGCAACCCCTCTCTCAATGGCTTTGAGAAGCTCATGGGTTACTGGATGAAATGGATTGAAGTAAATGACGGCATGTGTGGCAGCCAGCGGTGTCTGGTGGTGAAGCTGAGTGCAGAAGTGTCTGACCTGTCTGAATCTATGCGTATTTCGTTGCTGAATGGCGCAAACCGAATTGTCGCTATGCTTGCTGATTGCGTTCAGATTGGCATTGAAGACGGTTCGATTCAGGTTAGTAACGCTGAAAAAGCCGCCAGTCAGCTTTATCAACTTTGGATTGGTGCAAGCCTGATGAGCAAGCTCAACCAGAATGTAGAGCCGATGAAACAGGCGCTGGAAAGCACAGAGCACCTGCTCAAAGGACAACACGCTTTTTAA
- a CDS encoding bifunctional 5-dehydro-2-deoxygluconokinase/5-dehydro-2-deoxyphosphogluconate aldolase produces the protein MTTVEKTLDVICLGRVAVDLYGEQVGSRLEDMRTFAKYLGGSSGNVAHGTARQGLKSGMLARVGDEHMGRFVTEELERVGVDTSNIIIDKERLTALVLLGIKDEDTFPLIFYRDNCADKAITPEDINEDYIASAKCLAITGTHLSNPSSREAVITALNYARKHGVRTALDVDYRPVLWGLTSLGDGETRYIESDEVTRQLQEVLGLFDLIVGTEEEFHIAGGSEDSVEALKSVRTFTDATLVCKRGPLGCSVFTDEIGSVLDDGITVKGVRVEVLNVLGAGDAFMSGLLRGYLNDESWEQCCRYANACGALVVSRHGCSPAMPTKEELDYYLQHEHEIPRPDRDSMLNHLHRVTTRELAWSDLCVLAFDHRAQFVEMAQEAGIDIAHIPYLKKLIWQAAQEVAQESGLKGKAGILCDSTFGMEVLNAATGFGNHVSERWWVGRPIELPGSRPLRLEHGNIGTQLASWPKEQVVKCLVFYHPDDTRGLQLEQENMLREVYEACCAAGNELLVEVILPKDIEVSSAKEADFLYLRAMTRFYNLGIKPDWWKLPPLTKQGWQAADELIEQRDTHCRGVVLLGLDAPADELKAGFAASSVSKTVKGFAVGRTIFGEPSRQWMRGELDNQGLVAAVKANYLGLIETWRQRGE, from the coding sequence ATGACGACGGTAGAAAAAACATTGGACGTGATTTGCCTTGGGCGAGTCGCCGTTGATTTGTATGGGGAGCAGGTCGGTTCGCGCCTAGAAGACATGCGAACCTTTGCCAAATATTTGGGTGGCTCGTCGGGCAACGTTGCTCACGGTACCGCAAGGCAGGGGTTGAAATCCGGCATGTTGGCACGTGTTGGTGACGAGCACATGGGACGCTTTGTTACTGAGGAATTGGAGCGTGTCGGCGTCGATACCAGCAATATCATCATCGATAAAGAAAGGCTAACCGCGCTGGTGCTGCTTGGCATCAAAGATGAAGACACCTTCCCGCTAATTTTCTACCGCGACAATTGCGCTGACAAAGCCATCACCCCAGAAGACATTAATGAAGATTACATTGCTTCTGCCAAGTGTTTGGCGATCACGGGCACCCACCTTTCCAATCCAAGCTCCCGTGAAGCGGTAATCACCGCACTGAACTACGCACGCAAGCATGGCGTTCGCACAGCCTTGGATGTGGACTACCGTCCGGTCCTTTGGGGCCTGACTTCGCTGGGAGATGGTGAAACCCGCTACATCGAATCAGATGAGGTCACCCGCCAGCTTCAGGAAGTGCTGGGCCTGTTTGACCTGATTGTCGGCACCGAAGAAGAGTTTCACATTGCAGGTGGTTCGGAAGATTCCGTCGAGGCGCTGAAATCTGTTCGTACCTTTACGGATGCGACCTTGGTATGCAAACGTGGCCCGCTGGGGTGCAGCGTATTTACCGACGAAATCGGTAGTGTTCTGGATGACGGCATCACGGTGAAAGGCGTACGCGTGGAAGTGCTGAATGTACTCGGCGCGGGTGATGCTTTTATGTCAGGTTTGCTTCGTGGCTACCTGAATGATGAATCCTGGGAGCAATGCTGCCGCTATGCTAACGCCTGTGGTGCGCTGGTGGTTTCCCGCCACGGTTGCTCGCCAGCCATGCCTACCAAAGAAGAATTGGATTACTACCTGCAACATGAGCATGAAATCCCACGCCCGGATAGGGATAGCATGCTGAACCACCTTCACCGTGTAACCACCCGAGAGCTGGCTTGGAGTGATTTGTGTGTGCTGGCGTTCGACCATCGCGCTCAGTTTGTCGAAATGGCACAGGAAGCGGGAATCGATATCGCGCATATCCCTTATCTCAAAAAACTCATCTGGCAAGCGGCTCAGGAAGTGGCGCAGGAATCTGGTCTGAAAGGAAAAGCGGGGATTCTGTGCGACTCTACTTTTGGCATGGAAGTGCTGAATGCTGCAACAGGGTTTGGCAATCATGTCAGTGAGCGCTGGTGGGTAGGACGACCTATCGAGCTGCCGGGCTCTCGTCCTTTGCGCCTTGAACATGGCAACATCGGTACTCAACTCGCGAGCTGGCCAAAAGAACAGGTCGTTAAATGCCTCGTTTTCTATCACCCCGACGATACCCGGGGGCTGCAATTGGAACAGGAAAACATGCTTCGTGAAGTCTATGAAGCCTGTTGCGCTGCGGGGAACGAGTTGTTGGTGGAAGTGATCTTGCCGAAAGATATCGAGGTGAGCTCCGCGAAAGAAGCAGATTTTCTTTACTTGCGTGCGATGACCCGTTTTTACAATTTGGGCATCAAACCAGATTGGTGGAAATTGCCTCCACTGACCAAGCAAGGCTGGCAGGCGGCAGATGAACTGATTGAACAACGCGATACGCATTGTCGTGGCGTGGTGCTGTTGGGACTGGATGCGCCGGCCGATGAGCTGAAAGCGGGTTTTGCTGCGTCGTCAGTTTCGAAAACCGTGAAGGGTTTTGCTGTCGGCCGCACCATCTTTGGTGAGCCAAGCCGTCAGTGGATGCGTGGCGAGCTGGATAACCAAGGGTTGGTTGCTGCCGTTAAGGCGAATTATCTCGGGTTGATTGAAACCTGGCGCCAACGCGGAGAGTAA
- the iolE gene encoding myo-inosose-2 dehydratase: protein MAVELGINPLTWTNDDLPSLGAETPLEVCLSEGRQAGFTGFELGNKFPRNPDVLGPILAKHDLKLVSGWYSGELLSRSVEQEIEAMQSHLNLLKTLGAKVMVFAEVTGCVHGNQNMPVERRPAFPEHRWQEYGQKLTELAKYTQSHGVQIAYHHHMGTVIESEADVDRLMAETGPEVGLLLDTGHLHFAGGDPIAVAKRHADRINHVHCKDIRQSVLDDAKNRRLSFLDAVLNGVFTVPGDGCIDYAAVMDVLKQANYSGWLVVEAEQDPSIAHPLTYATLGYNNLASFARNAGLM from the coding sequence ATGGCTGTTGAATTAGGGATAAACCCACTGACGTGGACGAATGATGACTTGCCCTCGCTGGGCGCTGAAACGCCCTTAGAGGTATGCCTTTCTGAAGGCAGACAGGCTGGTTTTACCGGGTTTGAGTTGGGAAACAAATTTCCGCGTAACCCTGATGTGCTGGGCCCGATTTTGGCAAAGCACGACCTGAAGCTGGTATCTGGCTGGTATTCCGGTGAACTGCTGAGCAGAAGCGTAGAGCAGGAAATTGAAGCGATGCAATCGCACCTGAATCTGCTGAAAACGCTCGGTGCGAAGGTCATGGTGTTTGCGGAAGTCACAGGTTGTGTTCACGGAAATCAAAACATGCCTGTCGAGAGGCGTCCGGCGTTTCCTGAACATCGCTGGCAGGAGTACGGCCAAAAACTGACGGAACTGGCGAAGTACACCCAATCCCACGGGGTACAGATCGCTTATCACCACCATATGGGCACCGTGATTGAAAGCGAAGCGGATGTGGATCGTCTGATGGCGGAAACAGGCCCAGAAGTCGGCTTGCTGCTGGATACCGGTCATCTGCATTTTGCTGGTGGCGATCCTATTGCTGTCGCCAAGCGTCACGCCGACAGAATTAATCACGTGCATTGTAAAGACATTCGCCAATCAGTTCTGGACGATGCCAAAAACCGCAGGCTCAGCTTTTTAGATGCCGTATTAAATGGCGTGTTCACCGTACCGGGCGATGGTTGTATTGACTATGCGGCGGTGATGGATGTGCTGAAACAGGCAAATTACTCAGGTTGGTTAGTGGTAGAAGCAGAGCAAGATCCTTCGATTGCGCACCCACTGACATACGCAACACTCGGATATAACAATTTGGCGTCCTTTGCGCGAAATGCCGGATTGATGTGA
- a CDS encoding CoA-acylating methylmalonate-semialdehyde dehydrogenase — translation METVHNFINGQIAESSTERFGAVFDPATGEQTRQVVLSKAEEAEAAVAAAHAAFPAWKKTPPLRRARVMFQFKALLEANQDKLARLISNEHGKVYSDAVGELTRGLEVVEFACGIPHLQKGESSANVGSGVDSHSIMQPLGVCAGITPFNFPAMVPMWMFPIALATGNTFVLKPSEKDPSLGLMLAELLKEAGLPDGVFNVVNGDKEAVDVLLTDPRVQAVSFVGSTPIAEYIYSTASAHGKRCQALGGAKNHCILMPDADLEMASGAIVGAGFGAAGERCMALSVVVAVGDETADKLVASLSESINKMRVGPGIVDGPENDMGPVISAQHRDKIVGYIDAGVEQGAKLVVDGRGRKVEGHDNGYFVGPTLFDDVTPDMTIYQDEIFGPVLSVVRVPDYQTALELINRHEYGNGSAIFTRDGETARQFSEDVLAGMVGVNVPIPVPMAFHSFGGWKRSIFGPLNVHGNDGVRFYTRMKTVTTRWPASVRLETHDSHFTMPTMG, via the coding sequence ATGGAAACAGTTCATAACTTTATTAACGGACAAATCGCAGAAAGCAGTACTGAACGATTTGGCGCAGTATTTGACCCAGCGACCGGCGAGCAAACCCGTCAGGTGGTATTGAGCAAAGCAGAAGAAGCAGAGGCGGCCGTGGCTGCTGCGCATGCGGCTTTTCCTGCATGGAAGAAAACGCCACCATTACGCCGTGCCCGTGTGATGTTCCAATTCAAAGCGCTGCTTGAAGCGAATCAGGACAAACTGGCTCGCCTTATCAGTAATGAACACGGAAAAGTCTACTCTGATGCTGTGGGCGAGTTGACCCGCGGTTTGGAAGTTGTCGAGTTTGCTTGTGGAATTCCACATCTACAAAAAGGGGAGAGCTCTGCAAATGTGGGCTCTGGTGTTGATAGTCACTCCATAATGCAGCCCCTTGGCGTGTGTGCCGGGATCACCCCATTTAACTTCCCCGCGATGGTACCGATGTGGATGTTCCCGATTGCCCTTGCTACCGGTAACACCTTCGTACTCAAGCCTTCTGAGAAGGATCCGTCTTTGGGTCTGATGCTGGCCGAGTTACTGAAAGAGGCCGGATTGCCAGACGGCGTGTTCAACGTGGTCAACGGCGACAAAGAAGCGGTTGATGTGCTGCTGACAGATCCGCGCGTTCAGGCGGTGAGCTTTGTCGGTTCAACACCTATCGCGGAGTACATTTACTCCACGGCGTCTGCGCATGGCAAACGTTGTCAGGCACTCGGTGGTGCGAAGAATCACTGTATTTTAATGCCTGATGCTGACCTTGAAATGGCAAGCGGCGCGATAGTCGGTGCTGGCTTTGGCGCGGCGGGCGAGCGTTGTATGGCACTGTCTGTTGTTGTCGCTGTTGGCGATGAAACGGCCGATAAGCTGGTGGCTTCGCTGTCAGAAAGCATCAACAAAATGCGTGTAGGCCCGGGTATTGTAGACGGCCCTGAAAACGACATGGGGCCAGTTATTTCCGCACAGCATCGCGACAAAATTGTCGGCTACATTGATGCGGGCGTTGAGCAGGGCGCGAAACTGGTGGTCGATGGTCGCGGCCGTAAGGTGGAAGGGCATGACAATGGCTACTTTGTCGGCCCCACGCTATTTGATGACGTCACGCCAGATATGACCATCTATCAGGATGAAATCTTTGGCCCCGTGTTGTCTGTAGTTCGTGTTCCGGATTACCAAACCGCCTTAGAACTGATTAACCGCCACGAGTATGGCAATGGTTCTGCCATCTTCACCCGAGACGGTGAAACTGCCCGTCAGTTCAGTGAAGATGTGTTGGCAGGTATGGTAGGCGTTAATGTGCCAATTCCTGTACCAATGGCATTCCACAGCTTTGGCGGCTGGAAACGCTCAATCTTTGGACCACTGAATGTGCATGGTAACGATGGCGTTCGCTTCTATACCCGAATGAAAACCGTCACCACCCGCTGGCCAGCCAGTGTGCGGCTGGAAACCCACGATAGTCATTTCACTATGCCGACAATGGGATAA